One part of the Vicia villosa cultivar HV-30 ecotype Madison, WI linkage group LG6, Vvil1.0, whole genome shotgun sequence genome encodes these proteins:
- the LOC131610449 gene encoding uncharacterized protein LOC131610449: MMHMFFQIWSWVMQPEVWRFVGFASAVVGLLCYALSSSFNYLFGSWNLWKIILYTVFSFIICSAVLFAKIWQQSRTLQFKAHIAFLVLTITSLYSFYYDKVVNGQPDAYSLITCVSFAIMSLSLSRKKTQCGFEIDLLYFFLGCLLVQLMKIKLLLFFVGTCFSYSLIILRTCFSSMDASLDNELPNSLQDENNHVVVEVHSDSAQQTQVMNQDISDLQKKEKGIQEQNNMLLKRSSHITHDKAYMTKLVLKLDIHDYKIKQKAMKAATSVSGIDSVSMDTKDKKMTLIGDIDPLKVVAKLRKICHAEIVSVGPVKEEKKV; encoded by the exons ATGATGCACATGTTCTTCCAGATATGGAGTTGGGTGATGCAGCCAGAAGTTTGGAGATTTGTAGGCTTTGCTTCAGCTGTTGTTGGACTGCTCTGTTATGCTCTCAGCTCTTCCTTCAACTATCTCTTTGGAAGTTGGAATTTGTGGAAGATCATTCTTTACACTGTTTTCAGCTTCATCATCTGCTCGGCGGTTTTATTTGCAAAGATATGGCAACAATCAAGAACTCTTCAGTTTAAAGCTCACATTGCATTTTTGGTATTAACAATCACCTCACTATATTCATTTTACTATGACAAAGTGGTGAATGGGCAACCAGATGCATATAGCCTCATTACATGTGTATCCTTTGCTATCATGTCGCTCAGCTTGTCCAGGAAGAAAACTCAGTGCGGATTTGAAATCGATCTTCTATATTTCTTCCTTGGATGTTTACTTGTGCAACTCATGAAGATTAAATTATTGTTATTCTTTGTTGGAACATGTTTCAGCTACTCGCTGATTATTCTTCGTACTTGTTTTTCTTCCATGGATGCTTCATTAGATAATGAACTTCCTAATAGTCTTCAAGATGAAAATAATCATGTGGTTGTTGAAGTTCATTCAGATTCAGCACAACAG ACTCAAGTCATGAATCAGGACATTTCTGATCTTCAGAAAAAG GAGAAAGGGATACAAGAGCAGAATAACATGCTCTTAAAAAGGAG CTCTCATATCACACATGACAAAGCTTACATGACG AAACTGGTGTTAAAGTTGGACATACATGACTACAAAATCAAGCAAAAAGCTATGAAGGCAGCCACTAGCGTTTCag GGATTGATTCAGTTTCAATGGACACGAAAGACAAGAAAATGACTTTAATAGGAGATATTGATCCATTAAAAGTAGTTGCTAAGCTAAGAAAAATTTGTCATGCAGAAATAGTTTCTGTTGGACCAGTTAAGGAGGAAAAGAAAGTTTAA